The window gaacctttctcagccacattcacttgaacactctggcgaaataatccttcagctgcctgaagttctgtcagcagttccgcaagactatactgcctcttgttcatgttgtaattcaagcggaactgctcaaaactcttgggcaagctcataaggacaatgtcaatctgggtttccccgtcaagctctgcaccaaggatctctatctcattcagatgtgacatcatcttgagaacatgatcccttacaggtgtaccttcagccatctgagtgttcattaaagccttcatggctacttgcctagcagccctattctgatctccaaaaagttccttgagattaaagagcatatccgaagcagtggccatagcctgatgctgatgctgcaaaacacccgacattgctgccagaatgtaacatcgcgacatctcatcagcctttgtccaccgcttataatactctttctcctcatcaggagcatcagcagcgggctgctcaggcttgggttcataagtgcaaaacttgtactcctcagcagtcaacacaatgtccaaattacgtttccattcaatatagttaggtccggtaagtttgttatccttaagtatggtgaacagtggattaaaccccattatatcctgagaatcatgcatgaaaaaatcacattacacataaagaagggtgcataaaaaattaagtcctgttggttcctctaacaattattaaaattaaatgcactaacgtttaaacaccataagtttctggtacgtcacgatgggtgacatgtataccacctaaatttgtttaaacgttacttcggtcctattactaaacaataagccacgttggggtggtctatattatttttcatagctaagtgtataccatcatcaaatcttaaattacccgaaacctatggaacttggtacgccacgatgggcggcatgtataccttccaatatttctcgaatagaatacttcaattcaatattcgtgtctggtttgacttctaggcagtggaggagtcacatcggtctcacttaatacccataagccttagaaatcgccccaaatcagagataaagaaaattcgtatctattcgtattaattcaagaagtttgttccagtaatatctataacattctaggcaccataaattacatgccacgatgggtgacgtatacataatttatattcgccttatatgttaaattacatacaaacaatgatggagaccatgggatttaataccatattaactccctctcccacttagaatttactttgaggattttaatctagatgcatcgccctatgttatttcttcgaagtccacatgcatactatcatggttatagcaacataaagaacacataacatggcagcatactagcatgattaaagcattaattaaaaacatccctatgtccatgtcattctagcatgcgaagggttagtatcacatggcataacaacacagacaagaaacacatagtagcaataatcaagaaaaggcagaaattatgtaaaacataatgaaacacatccactattatggccccggaaaaacagcttcgaaatcatccttcgaaaaattccgaaaatcttcgagagcccgtttggaggcctaaacagcctcagaacgccctgaaaaactgcaccaaatggactacgtcaatttggagcctgtccgtctagttctgccgtccccgaaaaggtattatgcgcccaaatcggacatcgtatgcaaaagttaccctaaatagcagcggcaacagatcgcagcagcggaagatctctgtttcttgcagccccgttgatcaaacaattacatacaaattgtacaggcgaaccagcctattctattacatcagatcataatctaaaacaattacaaattgaattacaagattaaactatcacgatcaaccctcgtgatttacaacagccacgataaaccacgtggaatccaaacataacagaataattaaaacacggccataatagtggacaacgacctgcatcacagaatcactatatacatgcatatataatcatgacatggactacatatcataaatcgcagaaccgcaacctggctctgatgccattgtaggaacaatcggaccttggtcctgcgttttatgatattaattaaaagttcgaacagaatattaaccttaatcgctacggcgcaagcgattcaaatccacgtcttctactgtattccttgattctccttggacgaagtgtggccttcgatctcccaaggtgtgcctctccttaaagctccgaaaacccaaaaccctagctgtctccttgagaaaaacgtctgcctctctctgactctaggattaattcgttttggtgtgtctttcagctttaggagaacgagaatatatataggctacagcagggatcatggatcattaggtcaggccttccaatgacattccgggccaggcccaatgtcattaaatattaattctatccactaaagaactaatatttgcactacctttcctaattccgtaaattaattatttaattcggctcccatattaattgcttataaattccccatgtttaagatatcgcatgtccattaattaaattaatttctgacaattaatttaatcaatatcttttatccttgatcatccactcaaccttataattatgcaagaacaaatctgcctgcaggactaaagcataattatctttatgagctttcaagaggacatcatcacccgaatatatttttcggacacggtttccttttatagtcaatatcccactctgtatataatgtcattgcccaatacataaattcgtaatttaaaataaattacttaatttatgagtcaaggcatgtgcattaaatacaagtgtcaatcactatatccggattaagaacttaagcattaataacatcatagaatcttagttctttattgtcagaattaaagaaacaattattctactattttgatcccgttcaatatacacaaagtatataagtattattcaatagtcaagataaactatttccaaataatacttcagccgttccagtggtttgtctaacaccacctcgactgtgaacctttattatattatataaggagtctgacaatctaatcttctgctatcccatttgatactagattgtctacaatatataatatacagacaatgtgaaaacatgcattgaaaattctcaaataattgttatatactccaaacgaatatttcagtataaccctaacagtcagaagacctgctgctgaagaagtgctcaatataattattcttttaattaatccacatctcaaaataattatataagttatgtaatttatttattaaattaactcacactcgaattaatttaatttatgaatttatataattaatataattaagtggataattattgaattaattatataaggaaaatgcattttatatggtttttaagcacggtatgacaatctaatggattgtcataccgcactttgtcacctgccatagtcaggaggcatgacaattggtcattgtcataccgaagtcacaaggtatgacaatgccttggtttgtcataccgtttgtcatgccACCTGAAGCCTTAGCCACCAAGtttcgattgtcataccttcccactgattgtcataccgtttgtcatacggatgtcatacctattctaagagagcatgacaatccttgtaattgtcataccttcccttggtttgtcattctgattgtcacaccttcccttagattgtcataccttctcacttgtgccatgacaatgcttctaattgtcataccttttgtcatagcacttgtgtaattgtcatagagcttcctaagagttgtcatgcctagctttgtcatattagttcaagggtttgcctatatatatggcttcaccacttcatttgtagttgttcattgcattgtaaagctttcaagttgtgctaaacttgctattgtttaatccacagttttctgtgctttgatcactcggttgttttaatctgctaagttagaatacttcctgtcaaatttattctacgaactagtggactttaaaacgaaccatattaattatataacgacttaaaaattgttatattaattaatttaaaactgattaacaagttaaactccaatcagtttattccgccgcgattattttgtgacgattgtatttaaccccccttctacaatcgtatctggacctaacaattttgCTCCCGCCAATTGTTTCCTTTACACTCAGCTTACATTtcaacaaaaaattgaaaactccCCCCCCCCCTTAGACAAAATCTCCCCCCCCCCCTTAGACAAAATATCCCCCAGATTAATAAAACCTTCCCCCGTTTTTCTTACAAAAATACCAAACTAAACTTCAGACACACTAAAACATTCTAACACCCCAGACATTTCTCTCTCCCCGAAATAAACCCTAAAATCCCAAATCGTGCGAATACACCGAAAACACTGCAATTCGTCCCCAAATTGGCTCGATTAAACATTGGGTTGCTCGATATATTAGGCACTGGGTTGCTCGATTTGCTTGCTATTTCGTTCGATTTGTGTGGTGTTTGGTAGGTTTTCTCAGGTGCTTGAGTGTTCAAGTGCTTAGAAGAGGTAAAATCAGTTCGAATCTTTTGTTGTATGTTGAATATGTTGTATGTTGTGTGTATATTTGCTCGATTCACTCGATATTCTTATGCATGTCTATGTATATATGTGGAATCTGttatatgttgtatatatatgttcgatTTTCTTGGTGTTTGGTTGATTTGCTCAAGTATTTTAGTCGATTATCATGTCCATGTATGTTCGAAGCTGTGGTATTTtgtgtataatttatattattttatacaatGTCCAGGCTTGATTTCTTTGTGTTTTATGCTTTTATATTTGTGTAGATATTATGTAAAGTGcttgatttaatttatatttatgtctTTATTTGACATGTATAAATTTCCTTCTGTTGTTGACTGTCTTAACTTGATTTTCTTTGTGTTTTTATGCTTTTATATTTGTGTAGATACCATGTAAGGTGCTTGAtggaatttatatttatgtatctATTTGATATGTATAGTTTTTGTCTATGTGTTTCCCTTTAGTTATAATGTTCGGTAATTTTTGCTTGATATTATATAAACTAGTTTGCAACTGGAATTGTCAAATGGTAGTACGTAGTTAATGTAAATTAAGTTTGTGTATATAATGTTGGTATGAATATTTTAGGTAATATATAGCCCGACTTTAATAAAACTCTTTGTAAATCTGGTATAGGCTGAATACATGGATAAGTCGTGGGTCAAAGAAGATAGGGATTCTTTAGAGTATGAAATTGGGGTCAAAAACTTCTTGATATTTGCAGAAGAGAATGCCAAGAATATTACGTCAATTCCTTGCCCCTGTGCACGCTGCGTGAATTTCAAAAAGTTaccaataaaaacaattaaaggTCATCTGTATGAGAATGGATTTAGTTTGGGGTATCTAGAGTGGATTTGCCATGGAGAGGAGTTCGGTAGGAGTAATAGGTCATCTGCTCATAGTACTCACGCTGTAGATGCAGTAGATCAAAACTTCCAAATAAAAACCAATGATGTGTACGAGGCAGCCTATAATGATGGTGATTGTGATAAGGAGTCCTATGACTTCAAGAGGTTTGTTGCTGACGCAGAGCAACCTCTGTTTGAGGGAAGTGAATGCATGAAATTAGAGTCATTTTTAAAGTTACAAAACTGGAAAGCTAGATTTGGCATTATTGACACGGCCTTCTCTGATCTACTATCCTCTGTAGGCTCTATCCTTCCTAAAGATAATGTTCTGCCTACTAATGCATATGAGGCAAAGAAAACCCTTAGTGACTTGGGACTTGAATATGTAAAATACCATGCGTGTCCTAGTGACTGCATATTATACAAAGgtatatatgaaaatttctCTGTATGTCCCAAGTGTCATCTTACTCGCTGGAAGGTTGCAAGGGACAGTAGAGTTAGGGTTAATAATCCTGCAAAAGTAATGTGTTATTTTCCAATCATTCCAAGATTCCGACGGATGTTCAAATCTGAATCCACTGTAGAATTATTAACCTGGCATGCAAGCAATCGAATTCAAGATGGGTTAATGCATCATGCTGCCGACTATCTTTCGTGGAGAAACATCGATTATAGGTACCCTGAGTTTGGCAGAGAGTCAAGAAATTTACGCTTAGTATTGTCAGCCGATGGTATAAACCCGTATAATAATGGGCTAACCAATAGGTACACCTGTTGGCCTGTTGTGTTAACAACGTATAACCTTTCTCCATGGCTGTGCATGAAAAGAAAGTTTATGATGCTAAGCGTATTAGTTCCAGGTCCCCACGAGCCAGGAAATAACATTAATGTATATTTGCAACCACTGATAGATGATTTAAAGCAACTTTGGGAAGTAGGTGAACCAATTGTTTACGATGCTTATACAAagactttttttaatttaaaagcaATTCTCATGTGGATAGTGAATGACTTCCCTGCCTATGGAAATTTGTCCGGCAGTGTTAATAAAGGATATAAATGTTGTCCAATATATGGTGATTATACAGTAGCCAAGTACCTGAGTCATAGTAGAAAATTATGCTTCCAAGGTCATCGTCGCTATTTGGAACCATATCATCCTTATAGGAGGCAGAGGGTAGCTTTCAATGGTGAACAAGAATTCAACACAGCACCTATTCCCCCTCTCTGGTGAAGAAATCTATGGGAAGGGGGATAAGAGGGCAAAGAAGGTGGCCTCTGTTCGGAAGAAAAAGTCTATTTTCTTTGAGTTAGAATATTGGAAATATCACCATGTGCGTCATTATATTGATGTTATGCACGTGGAGAAAAATGTGTGTGATAATTTGCTTGGgacattattaaatttaaagtttaagACTAAGGATAGTGTGGCGTCTCGCCTTGATTTAGTTGAAATGGGTATAAGGGCTGATTTAGCCCCACAAATAGGAGAAAAGAAAACATTCTTACCTAAGGATAGTGTGGCGTCTCGCCTTGATTTAGTTGAAATGGGTATAAGGGCTGATTTAGCCCCACAAATAGGAGAAAAGAAAACATTCTTACCGCCTGCACCTTATAGTTTGTCAAGGGctgagaaaaagaaaatgttgTCGTCTTTGTCATCCATGAAACTTCCTTATGGACAttcattaaacattaaaaattgtGTGTCCATGGATGACTTGAAGGTTTACGGGCTTAAGTCCCATGACTGTCATGCGCTCTTGCAACAGTTATTATCAGTTGCTATTCGTTCTGTTCTTCCAAGAGATGTTTTAACTCTGTGTGCAAGAAAGTTGTTGATGTTTCGAAACAGAGTAAACTGCAATCAGATGTTGTACTAACCTTATGTGAGCTCGAAAAAATTTTCCCTCCCTCTTTTTTTACggtgatgatgcatttgattgtCCACTTGGTTGCGGAATTACGTTTATATGGACCGGTATTTTATAGATGGATGTATCCATTTGAACGCTTCAATAAAGTATTGAAGAGTTATGTATGGAATCGGTTTTATCCGGAAGGTTGTATTGCAGAAAGTTATCTAGAAGAAGAATCCGTAGAATTTTGCACGGAATTTGTTAGGGAGAATTGCACTACTGCAGGTCTTCGGAGGGAGGAAGACAAGCTTTCTGGTCCGTTATCTGCAATTAAAATGAAGTCAGTCGATGAAAAAGAACGGGATGAGGCACATCTACATGTCCTCCTCAATAACCCTGAAGTGGAACCATATATTATGTgagtattttaatttgaaaatttcattgATTTCCTGTTTCATGCTTATATATTATGTCATCTGGTGGTACCTAATCTTTAACTGTCTCAGGATGCATAACGAGTGTTTCAATGAGATTTATCGAGGGAAAAGAAAAGAGTGCACAATGGATGATGGGAGAGCACAATCGACTTTTTTCTGACTGGTTTCAAAAAAAGTAAGATTCTTGTTTTCCTTTTTTAACTCGGAAAAAAGTAAGATTCTTGTTTTCCTTTTTAACTCGGTGTAATTTCTATATGTAGCTGCTGTTTGGCTTTTAATTTGTTAGTATGTCGTCGGATTTGTTAATGTGTTTACAACTATATGTGCAGGTCAGTATGGAAATGCAGGAAAATGGTGAAGAGATTTATGAAACAATAAGATGGTTGGCAGCCAAACCATTATTCTCTGTTTTAACTTACGAAGGTTACCTAGTTGGTGGAGTTAGATATTTCACAAAGGCACGAGACGATGCAAGAGTAGTGCAGAATAGTGGTGTATCATTAGTTGCAAAGAAAGTCCAGGTTTCGAGTGCTAAGGATTTAAACCCGGTGGAGAGTGATATGACCTTTTATGGCATCATTGAGGAGATATGGGAGTTAGATTACCATGCCTTCAAAGCACCTTTATTTTTGTGTAAATGGGCAGCGAATGAATGAGGTATCAAGGTTGATGAGTTTGGTATTACACTTGTTGACTTCAGTCGCCCAGGCCACAAGACGGACAAATATGTCTCTGTTGACCAAGTGAAGCAAGTCTTTTATGTCGAAGATCCGGTTGATTCTAGTTGGTCTGTTCTTTTAACATCTACGACGCAGGACTATAAAGCAG of the Daucus carota subsp. sativus chromosome 4, DH1 v3.0, whole genome shotgun sequence genome contains:
- the LOC108204101 gene encoding uncharacterized protein LOC108204101, yielding MDKSWVKEDRDSLEYEIGVKNFLIFAEENAKNITSIPCPCARCVNFKKLPIKTIKGHLYENGFSLGYLEWICHGEEFGRSNRSSAHSTHAVDAVDQNFQIKTNDVYEAAYNDGDCDKESYDFKRFVADAEQPLFEGSECMKLESFLKLQNWKARFGIIDTAFSDLLSSVGSILPKDNVLPTNAYEAKKTLSDLGLEYVKYHACPSDCILYKGIYENFSVCPKCHLTRWKVARDSRVRVNNPAKVMCYFPIIPRFRRMFKSESTVELLTWHASNRIQDGLMHHAADYLSWRNIDYRYPEFGRESRNLRLVLSADGINPYNNGLTNRYTCWPVVLTTYNLSPWLCMKRKFMMLSVLVPGPHEPGNNINVYLQPLIDDLKQLWEVGEPIVYDAYTKTFFNLKAILMWIVNDFPAYGNLSGSVNKGYKCCPIYGDYTVAKYLSHSRKLCFQGHRRYLEPYHPYRRQRVAFNGEQEFNTAPIPPLW